In Jejubacter calystegiae, the following are encoded in one genomic region:
- a CDS encoding phosphotransferase: MIAARDAEQALAARDPALPGLELLLDNTQLLAALRTLAPLASARSVQVRYLRYKPCTSCVLSLEITMENAELLRYFARGLTRERFAVSLRHLKRRAMIAAGHPYAPLVLERQAILLLHPTQDRDIRYLDTLWDDTKRHRLLQDWLPELVNNEGVDWQLMRYKPGRRCVAVIQRGETPLALVRCTTAREFGAILQGSATGVALGHITLLGARAVCRMVATRWMPGQSLDSLPEGDDMTALVERVGAELALVHNAPFVPTLRRKLQDDLNALWREWEAIRTLLPGEAERFEHCATQIEAHLGQFSTPPVVLHGDFSADQVVITPAGPRFIDWDRSASGHPLNDIASFLARLEMDVINGLRSRSQADTVGEALLRGYRTQRTSGDGLSWFVARSLLCLATESFRLRWPDWPKRVDVLLTRVEQLCFQEADGSGGSDPWQEVLTRLCSRQTMESALIQGLAPDCAWRLQAARIVRHKPGRRALVEYQLDDATGVTQVLLGKYREKGIDNHAFACQQALWRGGIRVPEPLVKLPQQKIWLQRKVVATPLTRMLLISQVLPGTAGAVGIALARMQQHPGLRQAIGDRRWDLTDELRVLDWGFRQVAEQHPDWRRRLNRLFNRCEALASTLVASREACLHRDFYPDQILVAPDDPQCVTLLDFDLCAIGAGALDAGNYLAHISELALRLSGDIQTLQAHESAFTHAWLACSDGVTLAEVQAFKALSLARHIFLSTRFPSRAYTTAPLLDYCERVMDD; the protein is encoded by the coding sequence ATGATAGCCGCTCGCGATGCTGAACAAGCGCTGGCTGCCCGCGATCCGGCGCTCCCCGGACTGGAACTGTTGTTGGATAATACCCAATTACTGGCAGCGCTACGTACTCTGGCTCCGCTCGCCAGCGCCCGGTCCGTACAGGTCCGTTATCTGCGCTACAAACCCTGCACCAGCTGCGTGCTGTCCCTGGAAATTACGATGGAAAACGCGGAGCTACTGCGCTATTTCGCCAGGGGATTAACGCGGGAGCGTTTTGCCGTCTCTTTACGCCATCTAAAGCGTCGGGCCATGATCGCCGCCGGGCATCCATATGCGCCGCTGGTACTGGAACGACAGGCGATTCTGTTACTTCATCCCACTCAGGATCGTGACATTCGCTATCTCGATACGCTGTGGGACGATACAAAACGTCACCGCCTGCTACAGGACTGGCTACCGGAACTGGTTAATAATGAGGGCGTCGACTGGCAACTGATGCGCTACAAACCCGGACGGCGCTGTGTCGCTGTCATTCAGCGCGGTGAAACACCGCTGGCGCTGGTGCGCTGTACCACCGCCAGGGAGTTCGGGGCAATATTGCAGGGCAGCGCCACAGGCGTGGCGCTGGGTCATATAACGCTGTTAGGCGCCCGGGCAGTCTGTCGTATGGTAGCGACTCGCTGGATGCCGGGGCAGAGCCTCGACAGCCTGCCTGAAGGCGATGACATGACAGCGCTGGTTGAACGCGTTGGCGCCGAGCTTGCCCTGGTGCATAACGCGCCGTTTGTTCCGACACTGCGCCGTAAACTACAGGATGATCTGAATGCGCTCTGGCGCGAATGGGAAGCCATTCGTACTCTCCTGCCCGGAGAGGCTGAACGCTTTGAGCACTGCGCCACACAAATCGAGGCGCATCTTGGACAGTTCAGCACGCCGCCTGTGGTTCTGCACGGCGATTTTTCCGCCGATCAGGTGGTGATAACCCCGGCCGGGCCACGCTTCATTGACTGGGATCGCAGCGCCAGCGGTCACCCACTCAATGACATCGCCTCTTTCCTTGCCCGTCTTGAAATGGATGTCATTAATGGTCTGCGCAGCCGCTCACAGGCGGATACCGTCGGTGAGGCGTTACTGAGAGGTTACCGTACCCAGCGTACATCTGGTGATGGACTGTCATGGTTTGTCGCCCGCTCGCTCCTGTGTCTGGCAACGGAGTCGTTTCGCCTGCGGTGGCCGGACTGGCCGAAAAGGGTAGATGTGCTGCTTACGCGCGTGGAACAGCTATGTTTTCAGGAGGCAGACGGCAGTGGTGGTTCAGACCCATGGCAAGAAGTTCTTACACGACTTTGCTCACGCCAGACGATGGAAAGCGCCCTTATCCAGGGACTGGCCCCAGACTGTGCATGGAGACTACAGGCGGCTCGGATCGTCCGCCATAAGCCTGGCAGAAGAGCATTAGTTGAGTATCAGTTGGATGATGCGACAGGTGTGACACAGGTTCTTCTGGGAAAATATCGGGAAAAGGGCATTGATAACCATGCTTTTGCCTGCCAGCAGGCATTGTGGCGGGGCGGAATTCGGGTTCCGGAACCGCTGGTTAAGCTACCGCAACAGAAAATCTGGCTACAGCGGAAGGTTGTGGCGACACCGCTCACCCGAATGCTGCTGATATCGCAGGTACTGCCGGGGACGGCGGGCGCTGTCGGTATCGCGCTGGCACGAATGCAGCAGCACCCGGGTTTACGTCAGGCTATTGGCGATCGCCGTTGGGACTTAACCGATGAGTTGCGGGTACTGGATTGGGGATTCAGGCAGGTCGCAGAACAACATCCCGACTGGCGTCGTCGCCTCAACAGGCTTTTTAACCGCTGCGAGGCGTTAGCCTCGACCCTGGTAGCGTCACGTGAGGCTTGTTTGCACCGGGATTTTTATCCCGACCAAATCCTGGTTGCGCCTGACGATCCGCAGTGTGTGACGCTGTTGGATTTTGACCTGTGCGCCATTGGCGCCGGGGCGTTGGATGCCGGAAACTACCTTGCTCACATCAGCGAGCTGGCGTTACGTCTCTCTGGCGACATTCAGACGTTACAGGCACATGAGTCTGCCTTTACTCATGCCTGGCTCGCCTGCTCAGATGGCGTGACTTTGGCT
- a CDS encoding ABC transporter ATP-binding protein, with amino-acid sequence MKTEARTAVLRVFWPWIRRQKRLLYGSFIILLLASVIRLLEPWPLAFAIDVVTGDVKDNTLINSVGLNHLTTENLLWICAVGVVAVAVLRAIASYVSTIGMALAGSQVMSGVRQALFAQLLRLPLSFHQRARTGDLTMRLINDIGMMREATVTAIVPLLSSSVVFLGMLSIMLFLNWALTLLILLPMPLLALGMLYSSRKIREVSRTQRKREGELAARSAEFMTGIATIQAMSLEKAATKTFNGSDTRSLQQNVRTKRLSAGLERQVDILIAIVTALVLLLGARSVLAEKMSAGELLIFISYMKNAFRPVREFAKYSGRLAKAITAGERITELLNLKPDIDRQVGLSLASEQARKDIRFERVSFAWWDAKGESEHCILHDLSFCIAGGSSVAITGSSGAGKSTLIQLLLRLYDPYAGKITLGGQDLRDYTAESLRKQIGYLPQESLLFGVTIRENIALGSNGAVSEEEIVAAAKLANAHDFILKLPQGYDTTISERGTSLSGGQRQRIAIARAAIRNSSVLLLDEPGVGLDSENERLITNALTRLMRERTCIIVTHNLSLASRADRILVLDQGRIVEQGDHHTLLGHRGRYFELWNIQKGIAP; translated from the coding sequence ATGAAAACTGAAGCCCGCACTGCAGTACTGCGCGTCTTCTGGCCGTGGATTCGTCGCCAGAAAAGGTTGCTGTACGGCTCTTTTATTATCCTGTTACTGGCAAGCGTTATCCGTCTGCTGGAGCCGTGGCCGCTGGCGTTCGCTATTGATGTGGTGACGGGAGACGTGAAGGACAATACGCTGATAAACAGCGTCGGGTTGAATCACTTAACTACTGAAAATCTACTGTGGATTTGTGCGGTCGGTGTTGTCGCGGTTGCCGTTCTCCGGGCCATTGCCAGCTACGTTAGCACCATCGGTATGGCGCTGGCCGGTAGCCAGGTTATGAGCGGAGTTCGCCAGGCGCTGTTTGCGCAACTGCTACGTTTGCCTTTGTCGTTTCATCAGCGAGCCCGAACCGGCGATCTGACGATGCGGCTGATTAACGATATTGGCATGATGCGTGAAGCCACAGTTACCGCCATTGTGCCTTTGCTGTCCAGCTCGGTGGTTTTTCTGGGCATGCTCAGCATCATGCTTTTTCTCAACTGGGCACTGACGTTGCTCATACTCCTGCCCATGCCATTGCTGGCGCTGGGAATGTTATACAGCAGCCGTAAAATCCGTGAAGTCAGTCGTACCCAACGTAAGCGTGAAGGCGAGCTGGCAGCCAGATCGGCGGAGTTTATGACGGGGATCGCAACCATCCAGGCCATGTCGTTAGAAAAGGCCGCAACGAAGACATTTAATGGCAGCGATACCCGAAGTCTGCAACAAAATGTACGCACCAAACGGCTGAGTGCGGGCCTGGAGCGTCAGGTGGATATCCTGATTGCCATCGTTACTGCTCTGGTCTTGCTTCTGGGTGCCAGAAGTGTTCTGGCGGAAAAAATGTCAGCAGGCGAACTGCTGATTTTCATCTCTTATATGAAAAATGCCTTTCGACCTGTTCGTGAATTCGCTAAATACAGCGGTCGTCTGGCGAAAGCGATTACCGCTGGAGAGCGGATTACGGAGCTACTGAATCTGAAGCCGGACATCGACCGTCAGGTTGGATTGTCGCTGGCATCAGAGCAGGCCCGGAAGGATATCCGCTTTGAAAGGGTAAGCTTCGCCTGGTGGGATGCAAAGGGGGAGTCGGAACATTGCATACTTCATGATCTCAGCTTCTGTATTGCGGGGGGAAGCTCCGTCGCCATTACCGGTTCATCCGGTGCTGGTAAATCGACGCTGATCCAGTTACTGCTGCGCCTGTATGACCCTTACGCTGGAAAAATTACGCTTGGGGGGCAGGATCTGCGGGATTACACCGCAGAGAGCCTGCGCAAACAGATCGGCTATCTGCCGCAGGAGAGTCTGCTGTTTGGCGTTACCATTCGGGAAAATATTGCGCTGGGCAGCAATGGAGCGGTTAGCGAAGAGGAGATCGTGGCGGCAGCGAAGTTAGCCAATGCACATGATTTTATTCTGAAGCTGCCGCAGGGGTATGACACCACCATCAGCGAGCGAGGAACATCGCTGTCCGGTGGACAGCGTCAGCGAATAGCTATCGCCAGAGCCGCAATACGCAATAGTAGTGTGCTGCTGCTGGATGAACCAGGGGTGGGGCTGGACAGCGAAAACGAGCGTTTGATAACCAATGCCCTGACGCGTCTGATGCGAGAGCGAACCTGCATTATCGTCACACACAATCTTTCCCTTGCGTCTCGCGCCGATCGCATTCTGGTGTTGGATCAAGGGCGTATCGTTGAACAGGGCGATCATCATACGCTATTGGGCCATCGTGGACGCTACTTCGAATTATGGAACATACAGAAAGGAATCGCGCCATGA
- a CDS encoding glycosyltransferase family 4 protein has product MKVAWICADPGIPVFGQKGASIHIQEVLRVLLRHGAEVLLFTCRSGGESPDEFRGMKVVSLPTMPDSVDEETRARAALENNDALVRLMAAEGPFDVVYERYSLWSYAGIVWAKRAGIPTILEVNAPLPEEQRRYRKLALETEAFQVLDQLLTHADILVAVSDGVKHWLNTFAPSRGKAHVVANGVDPARFRAHRTTSGPGLTLGFVGTLKPWHGLHILIDAFILLRHENYDVTLSVIGHGPEFIPMREKLAQAGLLACADFHGAVAPSQVPALLEQVDIGIAPYPQFDNFYFSPLKIYEYMAAGLPVITSRTGHLAELVKDRLTGLLVEPESPQALADAVIALYNDPALRKRLGQVGRQRAEKYHSWERVVRHIWQLAGIELAAGEPDEN; this is encoded by the coding sequence ATGAAAGTGGCATGGATTTGTGCCGACCCTGGCATTCCGGTATTTGGACAAAAAGGGGCATCAATTCATATCCAGGAAGTGTTGCGGGTACTACTACGCCACGGTGCTGAAGTGCTGCTGTTTACCTGTCGCTCCGGAGGAGAGAGCCCTGACGAATTCCGGGGGATGAAAGTCGTGTCTCTACCCACAATGCCTGACTCCGTTGACGAAGAGACGCGGGCGCGAGCGGCACTGGAAAATAACGATGCACTGGTGAGGTTAATGGCGGCGGAAGGGCCATTTGACGTGGTCTATGAACGCTATTCACTGTGGAGCTACGCCGGAATTGTCTGGGCAAAGCGGGCCGGGATTCCGACGATTCTTGAGGTCAACGCGCCGCTGCCTGAAGAACAGCGCCGGTATCGCAAGCTGGCGCTGGAGACAGAGGCGTTCCAGGTTCTCGACCAGTTGTTAACCCATGCCGATATTCTGGTGGCGGTTTCCGACGGGGTTAAGCACTGGCTCAACACTTTTGCGCCATCCCGGGGTAAGGCTCATGTCGTGGCGAATGGCGTCGATCCCGCTCGTTTTCGCGCACACCGTACTACGTCAGGTCCAGGGCTAACGCTGGGGTTCGTCGGTACTCTGAAGCCCTGGCATGGGCTGCACATACTGATCGACGCTTTTATTTTACTGCGCCATGAAAATTACGATGTCACTTTATCTGTCATTGGTCATGGGCCGGAGTTCATTCCGATGCGCGAAAAGTTAGCGCAAGCCGGACTACTGGCTTGCGCGGATTTCCACGGCGCGGTTGCCCCTTCACAGGTTCCGGCGCTGCTGGAGCAGGTGGATATCGGTATCGCCCCCTATCCGCAGTTCGACAACTTCTATTTTTCACCCCTAAAAATCTACGAATATATGGCAGCCGGATTACCGGTGATTACTTCCCGTACCGGCCATCTGGCAGAGTTGGTCAAGGACCGCCTGACCGGTCTGTTGGTTGAGCCGGAATCGCCGCAGGCGCTGGCGGACGCTGTGATCGCGTTGTACAACGACCCGGCGCTGCGTAAGCGCCTGGGCCAGGTCGGACGTCAGCGGGCGGAAAAATACCATAGCTGGGAGCGGGTCGTACGACATATCTGGCAACTGGCTGGTATTGAACTGGCAGCGGGGGAGCCTGATGAAAACTGA
- a CDS encoding glycosyltransferase family 4 protein, whose amino-acid sequence MTKQPYVGYVVKRYPRFSETFIVNEILAHERVGMKIDIFALGNVEETHFQDIIAQVRAPVTRIVDKQRNMERYWALFDRAWRELPGFADCLAAQRHPNVHEFAQAILLALAIRERGIEHLHAHFGTRATTVARIAARLSGIGYSFTAHAKDIYYPYQESTELENKLRDAVQAITVSDYNLAHLRQRYGKNADRTIRLYNGLDLQKFSFTLNNNRQPEILAVGRLVEKKGFCHLISALRLLHDRRLSLRCRIIGDGPLHAVLLAQIRNLGLEQVVTLSGFLPQREIITAMRNALMVVAPCIVSEEGDRDGLPTVLLEAMALGTPVIATRVAGIPELVIEGKTGCCVAPGDSAALTEAITRLADSEEFRIRLAYEARALIEQEFDIDCNTRQLREIFAAAAARLSSVRGENA is encoded by the coding sequence ATGACAAAACAACCTTATGTCGGATATGTGGTAAAACGTTATCCGCGTTTCTCAGAAACCTTCATCGTTAATGAAATTCTTGCCCATGAACGCGTCGGCATGAAAATAGACATTTTCGCACTTGGCAACGTTGAAGAGACACACTTTCAGGACATCATTGCTCAGGTTCGGGCTCCGGTTACCCGTATTGTTGACAAACAACGTAACATGGAGCGCTACTGGGCATTATTTGACCGGGCGTGGCGAGAACTCCCCGGTTTTGCCGACTGCCTGGCGGCGCAACGTCACCCCAACGTACACGAATTTGCCCAGGCCATTTTGCTGGCGCTGGCCATACGCGAGCGGGGTATCGAACATCTGCATGCGCATTTCGGCACCCGGGCCACAACGGTAGCCCGCATCGCAGCCCGCCTTAGTGGGATTGGCTACAGCTTTACCGCCCACGCGAAAGATATTTATTACCCTTACCAGGAAAGTACTGAACTGGAAAACAAACTGCGTGATGCCGTACAGGCGATTACCGTTTCTGACTACAACCTGGCTCATCTACGCCAGCGCTATGGGAAAAATGCCGATCGGACGATTCGCCTGTACAACGGTCTCGATCTGCAAAAATTCAGCTTCACACTCAACAATAACCGGCAACCTGAGATTCTGGCTGTCGGACGGCTGGTGGAAAAAAAAGGCTTTTGTCATCTGATATCGGCGCTGCGCTTGTTGCACGATCGGAGGCTGAGCTTACGCTGTCGGATCATTGGTGATGGCCCGCTGCATGCCGTGCTACTGGCGCAAATTCGTAATCTCGGCCTGGAGCAGGTCGTCACGCTGAGTGGTTTTCTGCCGCAGCGAGAAATCATCACCGCTATGCGTAACGCTCTGATGGTTGTGGCCCCCTGTATTGTCAGTGAGGAAGGGGATCGCGACGGATTGCCGACCGTGCTACTGGAAGCAATGGCGCTGGGGACGCCGGTCATCGCCACTCGCGTCGCGGGAATTCCGGAACTGGTCATTGAAGGGAAAACAGGCTGCTGTGTTGCGCCCGGCGATTCCGCTGCGCTGACCGAGGCCATCACCCGTCTGGCCGACAGCGAGGAATTTCGCATCAGGCTGGCGTATGAGGCGAGAGCGCTGATTGAGCAGGAGTTCGATATTGACTGTAATACCAGACAGTTGCGGGAGATTTTTGCAGCGGCGGCGGCGCGTCTTTCATCCGTCAGAGGGGAGAACGCCTGA
- a CDS encoding glycosyltransferase family protein, producing MCGYRPARLAFYSHDTMGLGHIRRNMLLANAVLKRRPSTEILLINGIRESGIFHFPEGMDSVTLPGYRKMQDGKYRPSSLGHDIHRLVELRVNVIQAALTSFRPDVMVVDNVPRGAMSELDSILPMLARQGTHLVLGLRDIIDEPTEVQRQWRKLDNQRAIRDYYHDVWVYGDARFYDLRSAYQLEKSVVDKTSFMGYLNATYHAPQPQLADNLVIDVKKPWILCMVGGGQDGYQLASTFAHAQLPEGFSGILITGTMMPTAEFEALQQIVCQRDDLHIIRFIPNPLALLRQAHSIIAMGGYNSTLEILSLNKRALIIPRISPRQEQWIRAIHLAQRNLVSCLHPEDLTPEALSQWICSSWQPDNPRRHLNLDGLLTFTEKMNALLTGKTSLVREEA from the coding sequence ATGTGTGGCTATCGTCCCGCGCGGCTTGCCTTTTATTCCCATGATACGATGGGACTGGGGCATATCAGACGTAATATGCTACTGGCGAATGCAGTACTGAAACGTCGACCTTCAACAGAAATTTTGTTGATTAACGGCATCCGCGAGTCCGGCATTTTTCATTTTCCGGAAGGGATGGATTCTGTCACGTTGCCTGGTTACCGGAAAATGCAGGATGGTAAATATCGGCCCAGTTCTTTAGGTCACGATATCCATCGTCTGGTCGAGTTACGCGTTAACGTTATTCAGGCCGCGCTGACGTCATTTCGCCCTGATGTGATGGTCGTCGATAACGTTCCACGAGGTGCGATGTCCGAACTGGATAGCATCCTGCCGATGCTGGCGAGGCAGGGAACGCATCTGGTGCTTGGGCTGCGGGATATTATTGATGAACCGACAGAGGTACAGCGTCAGTGGCGGAAACTGGATAACCAGAGAGCGATTCGCGATTACTACCACGACGTCTGGGTATACGGCGACGCCCGTTTTTACGATCTGCGCAGCGCCTACCAACTGGAAAAAAGCGTCGTGGATAAAACGTCCTTTATGGGTTATCTGAACGCCACGTATCATGCGCCCCAGCCTCAGCTCGCCGATAACCTGGTGATCGATGTCAAAAAACCGTGGATTTTATGTATGGTTGGCGGCGGGCAGGATGGCTACCAGCTTGCCTCAACTTTTGCACATGCCCAACTGCCTGAAGGCTTTTCTGGCATATTAATTACCGGAACCATGATGCCAACCGCTGAATTCGAAGCACTACAGCAAATAGTCTGCCAGCGTGACGATCTACACATTATTCGCTTTATTCCTAATCCTCTGGCGCTATTACGTCAGGCGCACAGCATTATCGCGATGGGAGGCTATAACTCCACGCTGGAAATACTTTCCCTGAACAAACGCGCGCTTATTATTCCGCGGATCTCTCCGCGTCAGGAACAATGGATTCGCGCCATCCACCTGGCACAAAGGAATCTGGTCAGTTGTCTGCATCCGGAAGATTTAACACCGGAGGCGCTGAGTCAATGGATATGCTCGTCCTGGCAACCTGACAATCCGCGCCGGCATTTAAACCTGGACGGTCTGTTGACCTTTACGGAAAAAATGAATGCACTTTTGACAGGAAAAACATCGCTAGTCAGGGAAGAGGCATAA
- the mepM gene encoding murein DD-endopeptidase MepM, whose product MQQIARAVALAFNNLPRPHRVMLGSLTVVTLAVAVWRPYVYHQESSSPIVRSIELGKDDIRSLLPEASEPIDTATPQEEEAIPQDELDDKVASDQGLHEYVVSTGDTLSSILNQYGIDMGEISRLAQVDRELRGLKIGQQLSWTLTADGNLQSLTWEVSRRETRTYERSGNGFKMSRETQKGDWVNNVMKGTVGGSFVSSARSAGLTSSEINAIIKSMQWQIDFRKLKKGDEFAVLMSREMFDGKREQSQLVGVRLRSGGKDYYSIRAEDGKFYDRNGSGLAKGFLRFPTTRQFRVSSNFNPRRVNPVTGRIAPHRGVDFAMPQGTPVMAVGDGEVVVAKRSGAAGYYVALRHGRSYTTRYMHLKKLLVKSGQKVKRGDRIALSGNTGRSTGPHLHYEVWINNQAVNPLTAKLPRTEGLVGKDRSTFMAQVKEVTPQLRFD is encoded by the coding sequence GTGCAACAGATAGCCCGCGCTGTCGCCCTGGCATTTAACAATCTACCGCGACCTCACCGCGTGATGCTGGGGTCGCTGACAGTCGTCACATTAGCGGTCGCCGTATGGCGACCCTATGTTTACCACCAGGAGTCCTCCTCGCCGATCGTCAGAAGCATCGAGCTGGGTAAGGATGACATCCGTTCTCTGCTTCCGGAAGCCAGTGAACCTATCGATACCGCTACGCCACAAGAGGAAGAAGCGATTCCTCAGGATGAGCTGGACGATAAGGTTGCCTCCGATCAGGGACTCCATGAATATGTTGTCTCCACCGGTGATACCCTCAGCAGCATTCTGAACCAGTACGGCATCGATATGGGCGAGATTAGTCGCCTGGCCCAGGTGGACCGGGAGCTGCGTGGTCTGAAAATTGGTCAACAGCTCTCCTGGACTCTGACCGCCGACGGTAATCTCCAGAGTCTGACCTGGGAAGTCTCGCGGCGCGAAACCCGGACCTATGAGCGTAGCGGCAATGGCTTCAAAATGTCGCGCGAAACCCAGAAAGGGGATTGGGTCAATAACGTGATGAAGGGCACCGTGGGTGGTAGTTTCGTCTCCAGCGCTCGTTCCGCCGGTCTTACCAGCAGCGAGATCAATGCGATTATCAAATCAATGCAGTGGCAGATTGACTTCCGTAAGCTCAAGAAAGGTGATGAGTTTGCCGTGCTGATGTCTCGCGAAATGTTCGACGGCAAGCGAGAGCAGAGCCAACTGGTGGGCGTACGCCTGCGCAGCGGCGGCAAGGATTACTACAGCATTCGCGCTGAGGACGGTAAATTCTATGACCGTAACGGCTCCGGGCTGGCAAAAGGCTTCCTGCGCTTCCCGACCACACGTCAGTTCCGTGTCTCCTCAAACTTTAATCCGCGTCGTGTGAACCCGGTTACCGGTCGGATCGCGCCGCACCGTGGGGTGGATTTCGCCATGCCGCAGGGCACGCCGGTAATGGCCGTTGGCGACGGTGAAGTGGTGGTGGCTAAGCGTAGCGGCGCGGCAGGCTATTATGTCGCTCTGCGTCACGGCCGCTCTTACACCACCCGCTATATGCACCTTAAGAAACTGCTGGTGAAGTCGGGCCAGAAGGTGAAGCGTGGCGATCGTATCGCGCTGTCCGGGAATACCGGGCGCTCTACCGGGCCGCACCTGCACTATGAAGTGTGGATCAACAACCAGGCCGTTAACCCGCTCACGGCGAAACTGCCGCGTACCGAAGGGTTAGTGGGTAAAGATCGCAGCACCTTTATGGCGCAGGTCAAAGAGGTCACGCCGCAGTTGCGCTTCGACTGA
- the znuA gene encoding zinc ABC transporter substrate-binding protein ZnuA yields the protein MLHKKTLLCASGALALWFGAVNVAKADVVTSIKPLGFIASAIADGVTDTQVLLPDGASEHDYALRPSDVKRIQDADLVVWVGPEMEAFMQKPVARRAEQNRLALSQLSEVKPLLMKGDHDHDHDHGSDDHHAEKRDGDHHHGENNLHIWLSPEIARLSAVAIHKKLVELMPEKRDELDANLQRFEANLARTDKQVANELSPVKGKGYYVFHDAYGYFEKHYGLTPLGHFTVNPEIQPGAQRLHQIRTQLVEHKAECVFAEPQFRPAVIEAVARGTRVRMGTLDPLGTAVQLGKESYMQFLTGLAGQYTACLKGD from the coding sequence ATGTTACATAAAAAGACGCTTCTTTGCGCCAGCGGCGCGCTGGCGCTGTGGTTCGGTGCGGTCAACGTGGCGAAAGCCGATGTCGTGACCTCCATAAAACCCCTCGGGTTTATCGCTTCAGCTATTGCTGATGGCGTCACCGATACCCAGGTTCTACTGCCTGATGGCGCTTCCGAACACGATTACGCACTGCGGCCATCCGATGTAAAACGTATACAAGACGCGGACTTAGTGGTATGGGTCGGCCCGGAGATGGAAGCCTTTATGCAGAAGCCTGTGGCGCGTAGGGCGGAACAAAATCGCCTGGCGCTCTCTCAGCTTTCTGAAGTGAAACCGTTACTCATGAAGGGCGACCACGACCACGATCATGACCATGGCAGTGATGACCACCACGCGGAAAAACGTGACGGAGATCACCATCATGGTGAGAACAATCTGCATATCTGGTTATCCCCAGAGATAGCGCGGCTTTCAGCGGTTGCAATCCATAAAAAATTAGTGGAACTTATGCCGGAAAAACGCGACGAACTTGATGCCAACCTGCAGCGTTTTGAGGCAAATTTAGCCCGGACAGATAAGCAGGTAGCAAACGAGCTGTCACCAGTTAAAGGTAAGGGATATTACGTTTTTCATGATGCCTACGGCTACTTCGAAAAACATTATGGGTTAACGCCGCTTGGGCATTTTACCGTCAACCCTGAAATCCAACCTGGTGCGCAGCGTTTACATCAAATCAGAACACAGTTGGTTGAGCACAAGGCGGAATGCGTCTTTGCTGAGCCACAATTCAGGCCGGCGGTCATAGAAGCCGTTGCCAGAGGAACGCGGGTGCGCATGGGTACGCTTGATCCTCTTGGCACTGCCGTACAACTCGGTAAGGAGAGCTACATGCAGTTTCTTACCGGGCTTGCGGGCCAGTACACCGCCTGCCTGAAAGGGGATTAA
- the znuC gene encoding zinc ABC transporter ATP-binding protein ZnuC gives MTNLVSLENVSVSFGARQVLAGISLDLRPGRILTLLGPNGAGKSTLVRIVLGLIAADEGTIKRSPTLRIGYVPQKLHLDATLPLTVGRFMRLRPGVKKRDILPALMRVNAAHLADAPMQKLSGGETQRVLLARALLNEPQLLVLDEPTQGVDVNGQLALYDLIDQIRHELDCGVLMVSHDLHLVMAKTDEVLCLNHHICCSGTPEVVSTHPEFISMFGPRGAEQIGIYRHHHNHRHDLRGHIILRKGNDRS, from the coding sequence ATGACTAATCTTGTATCACTGGAAAACGTCTCCGTCTCCTTCGGCGCCCGCCAGGTGCTGGCGGGGATTTCACTCGATCTGCGCCCCGGGCGCATTTTGACGCTGCTTGGCCCAAACGGCGCCGGGAAATCGACTCTGGTGCGTATCGTACTCGGCCTGATAGCAGCAGATGAGGGTACTATCAAGCGCAGCCCGACGCTGCGTATTGGCTATGTCCCGCAAAAATTACACCTGGACGCTACCCTCCCCCTGACCGTCGGGCGTTTTATGCGGCTGCGTCCCGGCGTGAAAAAACGCGATATCCTGCCTGCGCTGATGCGCGTCAACGCCGCCCACCTGGCAGATGCGCCGATGCAAAAGCTCTCCGGCGGCGAAACCCAACGCGTTCTGCTGGCCCGCGCCCTGCTCAATGAGCCCCAGTTACTGGTGCTGGATGAACCCACCCAGGGGGTGGATGTCAACGGCCAACTGGCACTCTACGATCTGATTGACCAGATTCGCCACGAGCTGGATTGCGGCGTACTTATGGTCTCTCACGACCTGCATCTGGTGATGGCCAAAACCGACGAGGTACTGTGCCTGAATCACCATATCTGCTGTTCCGGCACGCCAGAGGTGGTATCAACCCATCCGGAGTTTATCTCGATGTTCGGGCCGCGCGGCGCCGAGCAGATTGGCATCTACCGCCACCATCACAACCATCGCCACGACCTCCGTGGGCACATTATCCTGCGCAAAGGCAACGATCGCTCATGA